A genomic region of Papaver somniferum cultivar HN1 chromosome 7, ASM357369v1, whole genome shotgun sequence contains the following coding sequences:
- the LOC113299662 gene encoding F-box/kelch-repeat protein At4g19930-like gives MKTSGFPSLTPCMSNFPPLVSHTRSSKSHHPIVDDELSISEILSRLPVESLMRFKLVCKRWRSLIQKDDHFIDLHHTWSQTRKSLLICPPTMYTYRKKCYLLAELLIPDEGSGGGVTVHKKIPDVDRPNASLLRPLNGLFCFVDGEGAAVCVQNPSTRESTPWIKSIIKQQHEDEGKVIELIDEHGNLVKYDVAYRNYDWKFGFDPATKEHKVIFLWVKRLSNWRLGRREEWFCEVLTVRQNSWRTIDAVPPVSPLSLACSLSTYANGSICWLHYGPREDEDPSIVEFSVGNEMFRVIPLPKFIMSDIRVPYEDGNTVTEVNGHLVLLAKKVRRSDNTSDWIKNDDSSMKMCILYNNDQLVQRKKDTGCGSFTCSAVDDNSNCYWLEDSFLMPPLDWKQESFDCILPIPGTDLMIVKSSDACFFYFYNWKKKSFSNKFRINGLNLFVNEKACETPIEELKCWIVEESFLRVN, from the coding sequence ATGAAGACTAGTGGTTTCCCTTCTCTTACTCCTTGTATGTCAAACTTTCCTCCTCTTGTTAGTCATACCAGGAGCAGTAAATCTCATCATCCTATAGTTGATGATGAATTGTCAATTTCTGAGATATTGAGCAGACTCCCTGTTGAATCGCTCATGAGGTTCAAGCTTGTTTGCAAACGTTGGCGATCTCTGATTCAAAAAGATGACCACTTCATTGATCTACACCATACATGGTCACAAACACGTAAAAGTCTTCTCATCTGTCCGCCAACAATGTATACATATAGAAAAAAATGTTATTTATTAGCGGAGCTACTAATACCGGATGAAGGTAGTGGGGGAGGAGTAACGGTTCACAAGAAAATACCTGATGTAGATCGCCCAAATGCGTCTCTTCTTCGACCTCTCAATGGTTTGTTTTGTTTCGTAGACGGTGAAGGAGCAGCTGTCTGTGTACAGAATCCTAGCACCAGAGAATCGACACCTTGGATTAAGTCAATAATTAAACAACAACATGAAGATGAAGGTAAGGTAATAGAACTAATAGATGAACATGGTAATCTTGTGAAGTATGATGTAGCATATAGGAATTATGATTGGAAATTTGGATTCGATCCTGCCACCAAGGAACACAAAGTGATCTTCCTTTGGGTTAAACGATTATCCAACTGGCGACTTGGCAGAAGGGAAGAATGGTTTTGTGAGGTTTTGACGGTAAGGCAGAATTCATGGAGAACGATCGATGCGGTCCCTCCAGTCTCACCCCTTTCTCTTGCGTGTTCCCTATCTACTTACGCAAACGGTTCCATATGTTGGCTGCATTATGGGCCTCGTGAAGATGAAGACCCATCGATTGTTGAATTTAGTGTTGGTAATGAAATGTTTAGAGTAATACCCCTCCCTAAGTTTATCATGAGTGACATTCGTGTTCCTTATGAGGATGGTAATACTGTAACGGAAGTCAATGGCCATCTAGTTCTGTTAGCTAAAAAGGTACGCAGGTCTGACAACACCTCTGATTGGATAAAGAACGATGACTCTTCGATGAAGATGTGTATATTATATAATAATGACCAATTAGTCCAGAGAAAGAAGGATACTGGTTGTGGTTCGTTTACCTGTAGCGCTGTTGATGACAACAGTAATTGCTATTGGCTGGAGGATTCCTTCTTAATGCCGCCTCTTGATTGGAAACAGGAAAGCTTTGATTGTATTTTACCAATTCCAGGGACAGACCTGATGATTGTGAAATCATCTGATGCTTGCTTCTTCTACTTTTATaattggaagaagaagagtttcaGTAACAAGTTCCGGATAAATGGGCTCAACTTGTTCGTGAATGAGAAAGCCTGCGAAACACCAATTGAGGAATTGAAATGTTGGATCGTCGAAGAAAGTTTTTTGCGTGTAAACTAG